Proteins encoded in a region of the Rutidosis leptorrhynchoides isolate AG116_Rl617_1_P2 chromosome 9, CSIRO_AGI_Rlap_v1, whole genome shotgun sequence genome:
- the LOC139867955 gene encoding uncharacterized protein: MQGVWHNIVIAGKAIENLQVQFNNSFIKKIGDGGSTSFWHEHWLGENKLSTLFPRLFRLEQSSNVSIKDRLTEDGMVWQCRRTSTGRAAGDLVELNRLLSECNFDRSCKDAWRWSISTDGVFKVKILASKIDQQILPSISPQQSTLRNTLVPKKVEIFVWRALLRRLPVRFELDRRDSIDL, from the exons ATGCAAGGCGTGTGGCATAATATTGTTATCGCAGGAAAAGCAATTGAAAACTTGCAGGTACAATTCAACAATTCTTTTATAAAAAAGATTGGTGATGGTGGTTCTACATCCTTTTGGCACGAGCATTGGTTGGGTGAAAACAAGTTATCCACACTGTTTCCGAGGCTATTCAGACTAGAGCAATCAAGTAATGTCTCGATTAAGGACCGTTTAACAGAAGATGGTATGGTTTGGCAGTGCAGGCGTACATCAACAGGCCGCGCTGCTGGTGATCTCGTGGAGTTAAACAGGCTGCTGTCCGAGTGTAATTTTGATCGCAGTTGCAAGGATGCATGGAGGTGGTCCATATCTACAGACGGTGTGTTTAAAGTGAAGATATTAGCTTCTAAAATTGACCAACAGATCCTTCCTTCAATCTCCCCTCAACAGAGCACTCTTCGCAATACTCTTGTCCCTAAAAAAGTCGAGATATTCGTGTGGCGTGCTCTATTAAGGAGATTACCCGTAAGGTTTGAGTTGGATAGAAGAG ATTCTATCGATTTATAA
- the LOC139867956 gene encoding uncharacterized protein: MLSNSDKAWALCGDFNEVREPSERLNCEFMASRAKRFEDFIVTNNLLDIPLGGRIYTRVSDDGLKFSKLDRSLVFENFVSLWVNLSAVVMERKDSDHCPIRLMDEEKNFGPKPWKIFDCWIDINEADQIVKNTWVSNTAAEGRKDSWFLKKLKKIKVALEIEAEPVTLNQQELDLWKNSRKCWLEKEKVKAGMLKQKAQIRWTLEGDENSKFFHSIILNKEAAELENKFLESKILEAINDCGSTKAPSPDGFNMRFFKKYWDLIKSDLVEAISWFWEKGEISRGCNVSLL, encoded by the exons ATGCTATCTAATTCTGACAAGGCATGGGCTTTATGTGGGGATTTTAACGAGGTCAGAGAACCTTCGGAGCGACTTAACTGTGAATTCATGGCTAGTAGAGCAaaaagatttgaggatttcattgtTACTAACAATCTTTTAGACATCCCACTAGGTGGTAGAATCTATACGCGTGTAAGTGACGATGGTTTAAAATTTAGTAAGTTAGACCGTTCCCTTGTTTTCGAGAATTTTGTTTCACTGTGGGTAAATCTCTCAGCCGTGGTAATGGAAAGGAAAGATTCTGATCATTGTCCCATTAGGCTAATGGATGAAGAAAAAAATTTCGGCCCGAAACCTTGGAAAATTTTTGATTGTTGGATTGATATTAATGAAGCGGATCAAATTGTCAAAAACACGTGGGTCTCAAATACAGCTGCAGAAGGACGTAAGGATAGTTGGTTTTTGAAAAAATTAAAAAAGATTAAAGTG GCTCTAGAAATTGAAGCAGAACCTGTCACCTTAAACCAGCAGGAACTTGATCTGTGGAAGAATTCAAGGAAATGTTGGCTAGAAAAGGAGAAAGTGAAAGCGGGTATGTTAAAGCAAAAGGCGCAGATTCGTTGGACTTTAGAAGGTGATGAGAACTCAAAGTTCTTTCACTCGATTATCCTTAACA AGGAAGCTGCTGAGTTAGAAAATAAGTTTCTTGAGTCCAAAATTCTTGAAGCCATCAACGATTGTGGTAGTACGAAAGCACCGAGCCCGGACGGGTTCAATATGCGATTCTTCAAAAAGTACTGGGATTTAATTAAAAGTGATCTAGTTGAGGCTATTTCATGGTTTTGGGAGAAGGGTGAAATTTCTAGAGGTTGCAACGTTTCGTTACTCTAA